The following proteins come from a genomic window of Nothobranchius furzeri strain GRZ-AD chromosome 1, NfurGRZ-RIMD1, whole genome shotgun sequence:
- the LOC107387503 gene encoding ras-related protein Rap-1b, whose amino-acid sequence MREYKLVVLGSGGVGKSALTVQFVQGIFVEKYDPTIEDSYRKQVEVDGQQCMLEILDTAGTEQFTAMRDLYMKNGQGFALVYSITAQSTFNDLQDLREQILRVKDTEDVPMILVGNKCDLEVERVVAKESGVGLARQWNSCAFLETSAKSKINVNEIFYDLVRQINRKTPAPGKARPKPSCQLL is encoded by the exons ATGCGTGAATACAAACTGGTTGTTTTGGGATCAGGCGGCGTCGGGAAGTCGGCTCTG ACCGTCCAGTTTGTTCAGGGGATCTTTGTGGAGAAATACGACCCGACGATAGAGGACTCCTACAGGAAG CAAGTGGAGGTGGATGGACAACAGTGCATGCTGGAGATCCTGGACACAGCTGGAACA gAACAGTTCACAGCGATGAGAGACCTGTACATGAAGAACGGCCAGGGCTTCGCTCTGGTGTACTCCATCACAGCTCAGTCCACCTTCAACGACCTGCAGGACCTGAGGGAGCAGATCCTCAGAGTGAAGGACACCGAGGAC GTTCCCATGATCCTCGTTGGAAACAAGTGTGACTTGGAGGTGGAGCGAGTGGTGGCCAAAGAGTCGGGCGTCGGACTCGCCCGTCAGTGGAACTCCTGCGCCTTTCTGGAGACGTCAGCAAAGAGCAAGATAAACGTCAACGAG ATCTTCTACGATCTGGTCCGTCAGATCAACAGGAAAACACCTGCTCCAGGAAAAGCTCGCCCAAAGCCCTCCTGTCAGCTTCTCTAA
- the cand1 gene encoding cullin-associated NEDD8-dissociated protein 1, with translation MASASYHISNLLEKMTSSDKDFRFMATNDLMTELQKDSIKLDDDSERKVVRMILKLLEDKNGEVQNLAVKCLGPLVSKVKEYQVETIVDTLCTNMLSDKEQLRDISSIGLKTVIGELPPASSGSALAASVCKKITGRLTSAIAKQEDVSVQLEALDIMADMLCRQGGLLVNFHPSILSCLLPQLTSPRLAVRKRTIMALGHLVMSCGNLVFIDLIEHLLAELGRNDNMSTTRTYIQCTAAISRQAGHRIGEYLEKIIPLVVKFCNVDDDELREYCIQAFESFVRRCPKEVYPHVPTIISICLRYLTYDPNYNFDDEDEDDNAMDAEQNDEDYQGSDDEYSDDDDMSWKVRRAAAKCLDAVVSTRHEMLPEFYRSVSPALVCRFKEREENVKADVFHAYLSLLKQTRPAQSWLADPDAMEQGETPLTMLQSQVPMIVKALHKQLKEKSVKTRQCCFNMLTELVNVLPGALTQHIPVLIPGIIFSLNDKSSSSNLKIDALSCLHVIMVTHPAHAFHAHVPALVPPVVACMGDPFYKITSEALLVTQQLVKVIRPLDNQSEGSDSFDPSPYINDLFTCTIRRLKAADIDQEVKERAISCMGQIICNLGDRLPNELPGTLLIFLERLKNEITRLTTVKALTLIAGSPLKIDLRPVLPDAVPILASFLRKNQRALKLCTLAALDILLRNYSSAVTPVMVDAVLAELPPLISESDMHVSQMALCFLSTLAVTHPSSLGQLSGGNILQQLIALVRSPLLQGGALAAMLEFYQALVATDTPGLGYMDLLRMLTGPVYSQSAALPHKQAYCSIAKCVAALTRACPTEGPAVVGQFIQDVKNSRSTDSIRLLALLSLGEVGHYVDLSSQPELKTVILDAFSSSSEEVKSAASYALGSIAVGNLPEYLPFVLQEISSSKRQYLLLHSLKEIISSASVSGLKPYVESVWSLLLKHCECQEEGTRNVVAECLGKLTLIDPETLLPRLKGYLLSGSSYARSSVVTAVKFTISDQPQPIDPLLKNCIGDFLKTLEDPDLNVRRVALVTFNSAAHNKPSLIRDLLDSVLLQLYNETKVRKELIREVEMGPFKHTVDDGLDLRKAAFECMYTLLDSCLDRLDIFTFLNHVEDGLKDHYDIKMLTFLMLARLSSLCPSAVLQRLDRLVEPLRATCTTKVKANSVKQEFEKQDELKRSAMRAVVALLTIPEAEKSPLMSEFQSQISSNQELAAIFDSIQRDSSSANMESMDTS, from the exons gttCATGGCCACCAACGACCTGATGACAGAGTTACAGAAAGATTCCATCAAACTGGACGACGACAGTGAGAGAAAG gTGGTGAGGATGATCCTCAAACTGTTGGAAGACAAAAATGGAGAAGTTCAGAACCTGGCGGTTAAATG CCTGGGCCCTCTGGTCAGTAAAGTGAAGGAGTACCAGGTGGAGACCATCGTGGACACGCTGTGTACCAACATGCTGTCGGACAAAGAGCAGCTCCGGGACATCTCCTCCATCGGACTCAAAACCGTAATCGGAGAGTTACCGCCCGCCTCCagcg gctCTGCTTTAGCGGCTAGCGTTTGTAAGAAGATAACCGGTCGGTTGACGAGCGCCATCGCCAAACAAGAAGACGTGTCTGTGCAGCTGGAGGCCCTGGACATCATGGCCGACATGCTCTGCAG ACAAGGCGGCCTGCTGGTGAACTTCCATCCCTCCATCCTCAGCTGTTTGCTCCCCCAGCTCACCTCCCCCAGACTGGCCGTCAGAAAG AGGACCATCATGGCTCTGGGCCACCTGGTGATGTCCTGTGGGAATCTGGTCTTCATCGACCTGATCGAGCACCTCCTGGCGGAGCTGGGGAGGAACGACAACATGTCCACCACCAGGACGTACATCCAGTGCACGGCGGCCATCAGCAGACAGGCGGGACACAGGATTG GAGAGTACCTGGAGAAGATCATCCCTCTGGTGGTGAAGTTCTGTAACGTGGACGACGACGAGCTCCGGGAGTACTGCATCCAGGCCTTCGAATCCTTCGTCAGGAG GTGTCCAAAAGAGGTCTACCCCCACGTTCCCACCATCATTTCCATCTGCCTGCGCTACCTGACCTACGACCCCAACTACAactttgatgatgaggatgaggatgacaaCGCCATGGATGCTGAGCAGAATGATGAAGACTATCAGG GCAGCGACGACGAGTACAGCGACGACGACGACATGAGCTGGAAGGTTCGCAGGGCGGCGGCCAAGTGTCTCGACGCGGTCGTTTCAACTCGTCACGAGATGCTGCCCGAGTTCTATCGCTCGGTCTCTCCTGCACTCGTCTGCCGCTTCAAG GAGCGAGAGGAGAACGTGAAGGCGGACGTTTTCCACGCCTACCTGTCCCTGCTGAAGCAGACCCGACCGGCTCAGAGCTGGCTTGCTGATCCGGACGCCATGGAGCAGGGAGAAACGCCGCTAACGATGCTGCAGAGCCAG GTGCCCATGATCGTTAAGGCTCTCCACaagcagctgaaggagaaaagtgTGAAAACTCGCCAGTGCTGCTTCAACATGTTGACTGAGCTGGTGAATGTCCTCCCGGGAGCGCTGACCCAGCACATCCCTGTACTCATACCAG GCATCATCTTCTCTCTGAACGATAAGTCCAGCAGCTCCAACCTGAAAATCGACGCCTTGTCCTGCCTCCACGTCATCATGGTCACACACCCCGCCCATGCCTTCCACGCCCACGTCCCCGCCCTTGTCCCGCCCGTGGTGGCGTGCATGGGAGACCCCTTCTACAAGATCACCTCAGAGGCTCTGCTTGTTACCCAGCAGCTTGTCAAG GTGATCCGACCTCTGGATAACCAGTCGGAGGGCTCAGACAGCTTTGACCCCTCCCCTTACATCAATGACCTCTTCACCTGCACGATCAGACGCCTGAAGGCCGCCGACATCGACCAGGAGGTCAAAGAGCGAGCAATTTCCTGTATGGGACAGATAATCTGCAACCTAG GCGACCGCCTGCCCAACGAGCTTCCAGGAACGCTGCTGATCTTTTTGGAACGCCTCAAAAATGAGATCACACGGCTGACTACGGTAAAAG CGCTGACGCTGATCGCCGGCTCTCCGTTAAAAATCGATCTCAGGCCAGTTCTTCCCGACGCCGTTCCCATCCTCGCCTCCTTTCTCAGAAAGAACCAACGAGCTCTGAAGCTCTGCACGCTGGCGGCTCTGGATATCCTGCTGAGAAACTACAG CTCTGCAGTGACGCCTGTCATGGTGGACGCCGTCCTGGCTGAGCTGCCGCCTCTGATCTCAGAGAGCGACATGCACGTGTCTCAGATGGCGCTGTGCTTCCTGTCCACGCTGGCGGTGACGCACCCGTCCTCGCTGGGCCAGCTGAGCGGAGGGAACATCCTTCAGCAGCTCATCGCGCTGGTTCGATCCCCGCTGCTGCAGGGAGGAGCGCTCGCCGCCATGCTGGAGTTCTACCAG GCTCTGGTGGCTACAGACACTCCCGGTTTGGGCTACATGGACCTGCTGAGGATGCTGACGGGCCCGGTTTACTCCCAAAGCGCCGCTCTGCCTCACAAACAGGCTTACTGCTCCATTGCTAAATGTGTCGCAGCTCTGACCAGAGCCTGTCCCACCGAGGGTCCTGCTGTGGTGGGACAGTTCATCCAG GATGTGAAGAACAGCCGCTCCACAGACTCCATCAGACTTCTCGCTCTCCTCTCACTGGGCGAGGTGGGACACTACGTGGACCTGAGCAGCCAGCCTGAGCTCAAGACCGTCATCCTGGATGCTTTCTCCTCCTCCAGTGAAGAG GTGAAGTCCGCAGCCTCCTACGCCCTCGGCAGCATCGCAGTGGGGAACCTCCCAGAGTACCTTCCCTTCGTCCTGCAGGAGATCTCCTCCTCCAAGAGGCAGTACCTGCTGCTGCACTCGCTCAAAGAGATCATCA gctcGGCATCCGTGTCCGGCCTGAAGCCCTACGTGGAGTCTGTTTGGTCTCTGCTGCTCAAACACTGCGAGTGTCAGGAGGAGGGAACCAGGAACGTGGTGGCCGAGTGTTTGGGCAAACTGACGCTGATCGACCCCGAAACGCTGCTGCCCCGGCTCAAAGGATACCTGCTGTCAG GTTCGTCTTACGCCAGGAGCTCCGTGGTGACGGCGGTAAAGTTCACCATCTCTGACCAGCCGCAGCCCATCGACCCGCTGCTGAAGAACTGCATAG GTGATTTCCTTAAGACGCTGGAGGACCCGGACCTGAACGTGCGCCGTGTTGCCTTGGTAACGTTTAACTCCGCTGCTCACAATAAACCCAGTCTGATCAGAGACCTGCTGGACTCGGTTCTGCTGCAGCTTTACAACGAGACCAAAGTGAGGAAGGAGCTGATCCGAGAG GTGGAGATGGGTCCCTTCAAACACACGGTGGATGATGGGCTGGACCTTAGGAAGGCCGCGTTCGAGTGCATGTACACTCTGCTGGACAGCTGCCTGGACCGACTGGACATCTTCACCTTCCTGAACCACGTAGAGGACGGTCTGAAGGACCACTATGACATCAAG ATGCTGACCTTCCTGATGCTGGCTAGACTGTCGTCACTTTGTCCCAGTGCCGTCCTGCAGAGACTGGACAGACTGGTGGAGCCGCTGAGAGCCACCTGCACCACCAAG GTCAAGGCAAACTCGGTGAAACAGGAGTTTGAGAAGCAGGATGAGCTGAAGCGATCGGCGATGCGAGCAGTCGTCGCGCTGCTCACAATCCCCGAGGCCGAAAAGTCGCCGCTGATGTCAGAGTTTCAGTCCCAGATCTCATCCAATCAGGAGCTGGCGGCCATCTTTGACTCCATTCAGAGAGACTCCAGCTCCGCCAACATGGAGTCAATGGACACCAGTTAA